In Triticum urartu cultivar G1812 chromosome 6, Tu2.1, whole genome shotgun sequence, the following proteins share a genomic window:
- the LOC125515585 gene encoding pentatricopeptide repeat-containing protein At2g17670-like, whose product MGRVPAQAMRAAKVPRHALVPKPSAASTPPPPPPPPRGPRPADGKPPHGKPPRRTPRAASEHAGALALPDRPGPPAEKRPITTPAELSAAIRAAVDADVDAAASLALKAAPTIPLPAQSLALILRRLAAHRSVAAARDLLAALPYSADNPAPRPALLALADACCRRGDPREIGQLLPVLADHGVRADAHVYNALMKGHCADSDTAGLLGVLRRMKDDGVDPDLVTYNTLVYGLARAGLVAKARTYLDAMAAQGLFPDVITYTSLMNGMCVKGDALGALKLLEEMQANGCEPNDRTYNTLLMGLCRNRKLDKAFEVYKSIVGAGMKLEPPAYATFIRALCRAGRVPDAYEVFDYGIESKSIPQATAYSELESSLKWLRKMKA is encoded by the coding sequence aTGGGGAGGGTGCCGGCGCAAGCCATGCGCGCCGCCAAGGTCCCCCGCCACGCCCTCGTCCCGAAGCCCTCCGCGGCGTCCAccccgccgccccctcccccgcCACCGCGTGGGCCTCGTCCCGCCGACGGTAAACCGCCCCACGGCAAGCCGCCCCGGAGAACCCCCAGGGCCGCCTCCGAGCACGCGGGGGCCCTGGCCCTGCCGGACCGGCCGGGGCCGCCGGCCGAGAAGAGGCCCATCACCACGCCCGCGGAGCTCTCGGCCGCCATCCGCGCCGCGGTGGACGCCGACGTGGACGCGGCCGCCTCGCTCGCGCTCAAGGCCGCGCCCACCATCCCGCTCCCTGCGCAGTCGCTCGCCCTCatcctccgccgcctcgccgcgcaTCGCTCCGTCGCCGCGGCGCGGGACCTCCTCGCGGCGCTCCCGTACTCCGCCGACAACCCCGCGCCGCGCCCGGCGCTGCTGGCCCTCGCTGACGCCTGCTGCCGCCGCGGCGACCCGCGCGAGATCGGGCAGCTCCTCCCGGTGCTCGCCGACCACGGCGTCCGCGCCGACGCCCACGTCTACAACGCCCTCATGAAGGGGCACTGCGCCGACTCCGACACCGCGGGGCTCCTTGGCGTGCTCCGCCGGATGAAGGACGACGGCGTGGACCCCGACCTCGTCACCTACAACACCCTCGTCTACGGCCTCGCGCGCGCCGGGCTCGTCGCCAAGGCCAGGACCTACCTGGACGCCATGGCTGCCCAGGGCCTCTTCCCGGACGTCATCACCTACACCTCGCTCATGAACGGGATGTGCGTCAAGGGCGACGCCCTTGGCGCGCTCAAGCTGCTTGAGGAAATGCAGGCCAATGGGTGCGAGCCCAATGACCGGACGTACAACACGCTGCTCATGGGGCTCTGCAGGAACAGGAAGCTGGACAAGGCCTTCGAGGTGTACAAGTCCATTGTAGGGGCTGGGATGAAGCTCGAGCCACCGGCGTACGCGACGTTCATCAGGGCATTGTGTCGGGCGGGGAGGGTTCCGGATGCATATGAGGTGTTTGATTATGGGATCGAGAGCAAGAGCATTCCGCAGGCAACCGCGTACAGTGAGCTCGAGAGCTCACTCAAGTGGCTCCGCAAGATGAAGGCGTAG
- the LOC125517238 gene encoding F-box protein At5g03970-like, which translates to MSCDEGERSSRRRRRRRSRSSAARPLEDDNLLSEILLRLSPDPSSLPRASLVSKRWLGLISDPGFSRRFLLHHRRNPPLLGFFDPFNFKPAMDPPNRVPDGRFSLCLHGENGDGIFMPLGSRHGLLLIYQLARYQLLVWDPFNVDLHRLAVPPEFDRLEVPFKGAVFRAAGDIQHFRVVLVSTEADEQQHTRAFARIYSSETAKWGDRISTPLPSKLPTKSHMYFTMGVLVGHSLYWLFNDRSAKTLLLDGILEFDLEKQILAVKPVPMGIPKENMCRFQVMRAEGGGLGILFLSNFSAQLWKVETDCDGAASWVLGRTVELYKLLSIDSRKKRKWHQSIEGFAEYNNVLLLRTPTDLFMIQLEPLQFKKVSKTKKWVRYHPFESVYAAGMSIGGGHDGAKLLHNT; encoded by the exons ATGAGTTGTGACGAGGGCGAGAGgagtagccgccgccgccgccgccgtcgctccCGCTCGTCGGCGGCGCGGCCGCTGGAGGATGACAACCTCCTCTCTGAGATCCTCCTCCGCCTCTCGCCGGATCCGTCCTCCCTCCCTCGCGCCTCCCTCGTCTCCAAGCGCTGGCTCGGCCTCATCTCTGACCCCGGCTTCTCCCGCCGCTTCCTTCTCCACCACCGCCGCAACCCTCCTCTCCTCGGTTTCTTCGACCCTTTCAATTTCAAACCTGCAATGGATCCCCCCAATCGTGTCCCGGATGGCCGCTTCTCCTTGTGCCTCCACGGCGAGAATGGCGACGGCATCTTCATGCCCTTGGGATCCCGCCATGGCCTCCTACTCATCTACCAATTAGCGCGGTACCAGCTCTTGGTGTGGGATCCCTTCAACGTCGACCTACACCGCCTAGCCGTTCCCCCAGAGTTCGATCGGCTCGAGGTCCCGTTCAAAGGGGCGGTTTTTCGCGCCGCCGGAGACATTCAACACTTCCGGGTGGTCTTGGTAAGCACAGAGGCAGACGAGCAGCAACATACACGGGCCTTCGCCCGCATTTACTCGTCGGAGACTGCCAAATGGGGTGATCGCATATCAACACCACTTCCATCCAAACTTCCCACCAAGAGTCACATGTACTTTACCATGGGTGTGCTAGTTGGGCATTCCCTTTACTGGTTGTTCAATGACAGATCGGCAAAAACTCTACTGTTGGATGGCATACTTGAGTTTGATTTGGAGAAGCAGATCCTAGCTGTGAAACCAGTACCAATGGGTATTCCCAAGGAAAACATGTGCCGATTCCAGGTTATGCGGGCAGAGGGTGGTGGCCTTGGCATTCTCTTTCTGTCAAATTTCAGCGCCCAATTATGGAAGGTGGAGACCGATTGTGATGGTGCTGCTTCATGGGTGCTAGGAAGAACTGTTGAACTGTATAAGCTACTTTCCATTGattcaaggaagaagaggaaatgGCACCAAAGTATAGAGGGGTTTGCTGAGTACAATAATGTGCTGCTCCTACGGACACCTACCGACCTCTTCATGATCCAGCTTGAGCCACTGCAGTTCAAGAAAGTTTCCAAGACCAAGAAGTGGGTTCGTTATCATCCGTTTGAAAGTGTTTATGCTGCAG GAATGAGCATTGGTGGTGGACATGATGGAGCTAAACTTTTGCACAATACATAA